A genomic stretch from Ureibacillus composti includes:
- a CDS encoding MBL fold metallo-hydrolase — MNVHKIVIPTPYAIGDVNAFLVKGDALTLFDVGPKTTEAYEALKWGIHSAGYEMSDIEQVVLTHHHPDHAGWVDAFPDAGVLGHEYVDHWMRKTNEFIVYRNEFYRSNLRLQAVPEEYIEQIVKVRGEMELFGTTPLTQFINDGDEIPGHPGLIAYYTPGHAQSHLIFVEENSRVAIGGDLLLDKVASNPLVEPPVDLSNVRPQSLLQYHNSLILLQNLQLRKIFAGHGNDIENINDLISLRLEKDDLRAKQVLSILSTPKTVLEVTKELYPSIYKKQLGLTLSKTIGHLDYLEKEEKVKKQLEGDIYVYYRL, encoded by the coding sequence ATGAATGTACATAAAATTGTAATACCAACACCATATGCAATCGGGGATGTAAATGCTTTTTTAGTAAAAGGGGACGCACTCACATTATTTGACGTAGGTCCAAAAACTACTGAAGCTTATGAGGCATTGAAATGGGGGATCCATTCTGCAGGTTATGAAATGAGTGATATTGAGCAAGTTGTTCTAACTCATCATCATCCCGATCATGCTGGATGGGTGGATGCCTTCCCGGATGCAGGGGTTTTGGGACATGAATATGTTGACCATTGGATGCGGAAAACTAATGAATTTATTGTATATCGGAATGAATTTTATCGATCAAATTTACGATTACAGGCTGTACCTGAGGAGTATATTGAACAAATTGTTAAAGTTCGTGGGGAAATGGAGTTATTTGGTACAACCCCTTTAACTCAATTTATCAATGATGGTGATGAAATTCCTGGACACCCGGGTTTAATTGCTTACTACACTCCAGGACACGCCCAAAGTCACTTAATCTTTGTTGAGGAAAATTCAAGGGTTGCAATTGGTGGTGACTTATTATTAGATAAAGTCGCTTCTAATCCTTTAGTAGAACCACCTGTAGATTTATCAAACGTCCGACCACAATCTCTTTTGCAATATCATAATTCGTTAATACTACTACAGAATTTACAGTTAAGAAAAATCTTTGCAGGTCATGGAAACGACATCGAAAATATAAATGATTTAATTTCTCTACGTTTAGAAAAAGATGATCTTCGTGCCAAACAAGTGCTTAGTATTCTATCAACACCTAAAACGGTTTTAGAGGTTACAAAAGAATTATATCCTTCTATATATAAGAAGCAGCTCGGTCTTACACTTTCCAAAACAATTGGTCATCTGGATTATTTAGAGAAAGAAGAAAAGGTCAAGAAGCAGTTAGAAGGAGATATATACGTGTATTATCGATTGTAA